One Ilumatobacter fluminis genomic window, CCCATCTGTTACAGGAGGTCGGTGACGGCTCGGATGCGTGCGAAGTCGGCGCCCTCGTGGTCGTCATAGGGGTCGATCAGGACCGGGGTCAGACCGGCCGCCGTGGCGCCGCCGACGTCCATCACGACCGAGTCGCCGACGTAGACGATGCGGTCACGCTCGAACTCGGCGAAGTACGGGAGTGCGAAGTCGAAGATGCGTGGGTCGGGCTTCGCCACCCCCACGACATGGCTGTCGATCACGACGCGCATCGACGTGCACGGCCCGTCGCCGGCCTGGCAGATCTCGGCGACCGCGAGCGCGGCCTCCACCTGACCGCTCGCGTTCGACACCACGCCCATCGGCACGCCTCGTTCGGCCAGAGCGGCCAGGGCCGTGAGCGTCTCGGGGATCGCCCAGCGCCAGAGGTGCGCAGTCCGGGTGTGGTCGAGCACCACGGCTGCGTGGTCCACCAGATCGTCACGCACACCGACCGTTCGCACGTAGGTGACGTTGTACGAGTCCCACTCGGTCTCACCCTCGAGTTCTCGTGACTTGGCCGCCATGGCGGCGTAGTGCGCTCGCCGGTGCACCTCGACCGACGGCTCGCCGCCGTACGGCTCGAGCAGCGGGCCGAGCACCGTCGGGTCGGGCAGCACCAGCACCCCGCCTGCGTCGAACAGGATCGCGTCGTAGTCGATGCCCATGACGGTCAGTCCAGCGTGAGCGGATCGATGCCGCACAGATCCAGTGCGCCGAGCACGTCTTCGGCGGTGAATCCCTCGATGTTGCCGACGAGCAGCTCGTCGTACAGACATTGGGCGCCCTCCTCGTCGACACCCATCGCCATGAACTGCTCGACGTAGAGGTCTTCGAGTTCGCCCGCCGACGACAGGTCGGGCGAGGTGATCTGCTCCATCGAGACGCCACAACCGAGCATGGTGGCGAGCACGAGGTCTTCGTCGACGTCGCTCGGCGGCAACGCCTCGATCTCGGCGGTCACGCACTCGATCTGGTCGTCGTCGAGACCGATCGAGGCGAGGCTGGTGGCCAGCAGGTCGTCACCGACGGCGAGGTCGGGTGCGACGGCGGTGCCGATCTCCTCCAGACGGTCCAGATCGATGCCGCAGAACTCGAAGATCGGGATGAGGGCGTCGGGGTCTTCGAGCGACGACGGGTCCGAGAAGTCCATCTCCTGGAAGATGCACGCCGCTTCGGGCATCGTGAACCCCGAGGCGACGAGCTGGCCGATGAACTGGTCGCGGAGTGAACCGTCGCTGAAGCTGAAGTCGTCGTCGGGTTCGTCGGGGTCGACGTCGTCGTCGAACTCGAAGCCGCAGTGCTCGGCGTTGAACGCCCGGATCTCGTCCCGGGCGGCGTCGCGCTCGGCGTCGAGTTCGTCGACCAGGGAGAGGTCGGCCACGAGCATGTCGTAGCCGGCGTCGGCGAGCGCGTCTCGGAACTGGCCGCTGATGTCGGCCGACGTGGCGACGGCGTCGGCGATCTCGGCCGGGGCCGAGTCGACCGACGCTTCGAGCGCCGGGATCAACTGGTCGAG contains:
- a CDS encoding HAD family hydrolase, whose product is MGIDYDAILFDAGGVLVLPDPTVLGPLLEPYGGEPSVEVHRRAHYAAMAAKSRELEGETEWDSYNVTYVRTVGVRDDLVDHAAVVLDHTRTAHLWRWAIPETLTALAALAERGVPMGVVSNASGQVEAALAVAEICQAGDGPCTSMRVVIDSHVVGVAKPDPRIFDFALPYFAEFERDRIVYVGDSVVMDVGGATAAGLTPVLIDPYDDHEGADFARIRAVTDLL